A portion of the Lolium rigidum isolate FL_2022 chromosome 1, APGP_CSIRO_Lrig_0.1, whole genome shotgun sequence genome contains these proteins:
- the LOC124708313 gene encoding ankyrin repeat and protein kinase domain-containing protein 1-like: MNSSEPVGKPGVEDHDTPDSDTVVLDHVDHPGSPGVGASAAPGADKKSAKNKHGGRSDQGHPHVGTLTLVGAAATAVLHHNRIRYSYTTGVDVTMVDADEDERPRRAFLQAAMDGDLDTLARMAAKLKSGTGPGAAGVWASCGQSALHLAAVNGRLSVCRYLVQDLGFPVDAPDSHCDTPLVLAATHGHTKTAVYLLKRGADPHAKDSHGETVLHWAASNGDLELARLLLKKGADPGATNARGTPLHNAAARAHPKVVALLLKHGADPNNVVNCVFTPLIASIVSSSFECMKLLIEAKANVNTGGFSGTTPLFIACNLSDAVPFVKCLLDAGANANATDELGRLPIEVVAADAEMELIEVLFPVTRRHPTMLDWSVAGIVRHVNSAAYKEWVIQASCIKKDEMKQQGHSAFKRKDYDEAILFYNLALKFDCTDATLYSNRSLCWRRLGVGEEALSDAQECTRIRPDWAKGYYRQGMAFCLLQDPTSAYDAFLKASKLDPGNADIRNAIRDVLAMRNVS, encoded by the exons TGCTAAGAACAAACATGGCGGCAGATCCGACCAAGGTCATCCGCACGTCGGCACGCTCACGCTCgttggcgccgccgccaccgccgtcttGCACCACAACCGCATCAG ATACTCCTATACCACAGGCGTCGATGTCACCATGGTGGACGCGGACGAAGATGAGAGACCGCGGCGCGCGTTCCTCCAGGCCGCCATGGACGGCGACCTCGACACCCTCGCCA GGATGGCGGCGAAGCTGAAGAGCGGCACTGGCCCGGGCGCCGCCGGTGTCTGGGCGTCCTGCGGCCAGAGCGCCCTGCACTTGGCTGCGGTGAACGGCAGGCTGAGCGTCTGCCGCTACCTCGTCCAGGACCTCGGCTTCCCCGTCGACGCGCCGGACTCCCACTGCGACACGCCGCTTGTCCTGGCGGCCACGCATGGGCATACCAAGACGGCGGTCTACCTCCTCAAGCGCGGAGCCGACCCCCACGCGAAGGACTCCCACGGCGAGACCGTGCTTCACTGGGCCGCCTCCAATG GGGACCTTGAGTTGGCTAGGCTGCTCCTGAAGAAAGGTGCTGACCCTGGCGCCACAAACGCCCGCGGCACGCCCCTACATAACGCCGCCGCTCGGGCGCATCCGAAAGTCGTCGCTCTCTTGCTGAAGCACGGTGCTGAT CCGAATAATGTTGTGAATTGCGTCTTCACGCCGTTAATTGCGTCGATCGTCAGCAGCTCTTTTGAATGCATGAAGCTACTTATCGAG GCTAAGGCTAATGTTAATACCGGTGGATTCAGTGGAACAACCCCGCTGTTCATAGCATGCAACCTTAGTGACGCGGTCCCATTTGTGAAGTGCTTGCTGGACGCTGGAGCAAATGCGAACGCTACTGATGAA CTTGGTAGGCTACCCATAGAAGTTGTCGCGGCCGATGCTGAAATGGAACTCATTGAAGTTCTGTTTCCCGTGACCCGACGCCATCCAACGATGCTTGACTGGAGTGTTGCCGGCATAGTGAGACATGTGAATTCAGCTGCTTACAAGGAGTGG GTGATACAAGCCTCCTGTATCAAGAAAGATGAAATGAAACAACAAGGACACTCGGCCTTCAAAAGGAAGGACTATGATGAGGCCATACTTTTTTACAACTTG GCACTGAAGTTTGACTGCACCGACGCCACCTTATATTCAAACAGGAGCCTAtgttggcggcggctcggcgtggGCGAGGAGGCTCTCTCGGACGCCCAGGAATGCACCAGGATACGGCCCGACTGGGCGAAAGGCTACTACCGTCAGGGAATGGCCTTCTGCTTGCTTCAG GATCCCACCAGCGCTTACGACGCTTTTCTCAAGGCCTCTAAGCTGGATCCGGGTAACGCTGACATCAGAAACGCTATCCG GGATGTTTTGGCAATGCGCAATGTTTCCTGA